A stretch of DNA from Plasmodium vinckei vinckei genome assembly, chromosome: PVVCY_07:
aatatttttcatgcTATCTTGccatatataaaatctATTGATGATTGGATTAAAGAATGGAATATAAGTAACCATGAGAAGAGGcagatatatttaatagttGCTgaggaattaaaaaaattaaaaaaatatgaagaatcttataaacatttaaaaaaacatgtatattattttcaaaaagaAAGTAAAGAACTTTTAAATCATGCATCTACAATAAAAGCAAGTGTTGAATTAGTTGTTGATGCAATTAatctaaataataatatttattttcacgAGATTATTAACTTAGATGCAATTCAAAATTTACAATATGTAGATGAACATAAACctatatatgaattattaacaattttttataaatataatatacatgaATTTTTagcatttaaaaaaacacatGGAGATAGTTtctttacaaaatataatatcgATCTTGAAAATTCagagaataaaatatatttattatctataatttcattatttaaagatAATCAAGttcaaaatatacaatatatatctGAACAGTTAAATATTAGTATGTTAAAAGTTGAACAAATATTAGTTTCAGCAATAGGTAGTGATATTATTGATGCAAAAATagatcaaataaataaaactgTACACATGAAAACAACTATTTTACGTCATTTTGATGAACAACAATGGGAACACCTTAACACACAAATtgcaaaatatatcaaGAACGTCCAAAAGGTTCTAGATCTCACAACACATCGTAAATCTGCTTCCAACAAAGCATAATAAGAACAAACTTTgcatattttgtaaatattattaagctagaaaaaatgcaaatcCCAAAACCCATtgaaatgtatatatagcGGAACATATAATTTCGCGCCTTTTTATTACCTAaccaatttattattttttgcaaattcatttttttttttaacatttttataattttgaataaGTTAAACATTACATAAAATTTGCATGTgcatcaaaaaaatatgcttattacgtatttattttttcatattattttttaacccACAAAAATAGTATTAAAACTTtgttatgcatatataaatatgctcAAACACAACATTTTGAGATAAACctatacatttatattatattttaaatttcgATGATTTAATAAAAGTCATAATGTGACTCTTATTTGGGTCATCATCTAAGCGGTtcgattatttttttctattccAGACGTTTCAATTTATTTCAGCAAAGTTTTtagtaattttttattaacaatgcatgtaaaaaataaaagtaaagCATGTAAGCACAAATTTCCATAAGTATTTTAATTGgttctttaaaaaaattacaatgTAGTCAAATATTCACggagtatatataaaaatgtacatATTTCAATATAGATATGCAAAAGTATTAATAGGCTTCGATTTTGACATTTTTAAAGGAGTTTAAATTTTTGTTCCTTTGAGCAGCTGTGTCGTTAAAATATGTAGCAGTTTTGAAGTTGTATTTGCGGTTGTTAAAATGTTTGTCAACTTTAAAGTTTCTGCtcgttttattatatgcatgaGTTCCATTCATATAGTTTGaagtttttatataagCATAATGTTCATTGTTATGTAATTTCCTTGGTTTAACATTCCCTATGTTTAATgtatcatattttaatcttaatttattttgatcTAAACTTGAAgtgatattatattttttgtttagatatgttttattttttttagaagCATTTAGActatttacattatttgcTACTCCCATCAATGTGcttgttttttcatttgcTATAGAACTTTTTAAactttttccatatttttttgtttgtaatttatttgaatttgaTACTTCCGattttatattactattaCTTCCATTCTTTGTTACGTTTATTACTTTgctgttatttttttcggtcgatgtttttgaaaaaatagaattattaaatCCAATTAGTGATGGTGTAGAATAATATGCTTCGGGATTTTGTTGATTGTTCATTGGAAATTCAATTGAATTACTTCCGATCAAATATCCATTAATATTATCTAAGCTACTTACACAGTTTGATGGAAATCCATCACTCCCATTGTACATATCGGTTGCTATGCTACTACCATCGGCTGAAAATAAAGAGGGTATTGGTATTTGTTCTGGCTTTGGTGATCTCATATATAATGGAATAACAAACAAAGATTCGtcatcttctttttttccttttttaaatgattcATGTTTTAAACTTAATGTTTTGCATAATTCCTCTTTtggtatattatttaataaatgtgAATTCATAGCATATGATGGATATTTAGCCGATGTTGTTTTTGAATAAACATTTCCCATCattccatttattttattaatattatcaacCATTCCAATATCCATACCTTTTTCTTCCTTAAGGGGTAAATCATCTATCAATTGAAAGGTAACCCTTTTTTCTATAACACCAGTACCATCTGCTTGTCCTTCTAAAATggcattattatttatttgggTTAATCCACCTAAAtcgtttttctttttagcATCTATTgaatctttattattttttgtctcTACAATATTTGTAGTTgctatttttgtattatgtagtttattttttttactttttttcataGCCAACTCCTTTTCTTTATCCATTATTTCGGTGTTTATTGATGCAATTTGTTGGGCATTATTACTTTGAGTATCATCATCCGTTTCCTTAACATTTTGCAAAAGTAAATTAAACAATTCTTGGGTTGatgtaaaattaaaaatgtccttgttatcttttatttttgataaacTTTTACTATtagctatattttttttacattttttttcctttttcttttcgTCAGCTACTTcgctattattattgtcgttattttcttctacTTCATTGggtttaatatttaaattagtTTTTcctaacaattttaatgattTAGGTTCGATGCCATCTTGTACATTTTCTGCGGGTCTCTTAAGTATTTTTAcgacatttatttttttatttgcttCTTCAATGTTTTCTTCATTCTTTCCAATTTTGGCTTTTCTCATCGAGTTGGTATTATTAGATGTATTGGATTGCAAATTAGTATCAATGACGTTGCTAACCTTTTTGGATTCATTTGCATCTCTATCTCTATCATTCATTTCAGGTGCCATTTCATAATTTGAGGTTTTTTGATAGTTTGGTAAtttgtaataattataatttcgGTACCTATTATATCCATAGGTATTTCCCCGCCTTCTGCTAAAATTGtctttattataatgtGTCCCTAAGGACAgcttttttgattttttatatgtgtCTATTggcatttttattatttttttgtttttattttttttgtatttttttgttaatttatttgtgttctatacatttattgaaatatatagaattaTACTAAAGGTAATTCCgttctatttattttatttgttttttttacaaaaaaaaataaatatttgtaaatatatatacgtaatacatataaaatatatttagtatttacatatgtatatataatttgctatgaatatatgcaaaaataaatacatgcatatacataagccggaaaattgtatttgtatgtatacatatatgtctATACAAAcagtacatatatattcgTATACACattaacaataaaaaatagtaagtaaataaataaataattatagtataaaaaatataaaacgataaaagtaaatattGCAAACACGGCTTCAAATTTgactttaaaaaatatatatatgtatatatacttttttgaTCATATGCAAtcttcaaaataatttaattattaaaatttaattaaaaacaaaaagaataaacaacaacaaaaaaaattatatatataatataaacatataattttatttacaaaaatatacatatatattttgctaaaaatatagatatatatgtattttccataaatttaatttataatatgtacacatgattttatatgcattgtttattttatttacttaAACA
This window harbors:
- a CDS encoding eukaryotic translation initiation factor 3 subunit M, putative translates to MSVYIQLTHDLSGTVTAVTIGDWILGILKQKNIQEYEVFFKKFLNIYQNQDKESETNNRSEIFSLLLSASDCVFETLVETKKNKKINVIIDNKECVKSFNEFYKEVEEYFVILISILQLEFKSVEDLNNATNNFIKAIKNYNVFPELRLKILQLLYNSFNVNFSFRFPTFIAILQFSSQNNIFHAILPYIKSIDDWIKEWNISNHEKRQIYLIVAEELKKLKKYEESYKHLKKHVYYFQKESKELLNHASTIKASVELVVDAINLNNNIYFHEIINLDAIQNLQYVDEHKPIYELLTIFYKYNIHEFLAFKKTHGDSFFTKYNIDLENSENKIYLLSIISLFKDNQVQNIQYISEQLNISMLKVEQILVSAIGSDIIDAKIDQINKTVHMKTTILRHFDEQQWEHLNTQIAKYIKNVQKVLDLTTHRKSASNKA